The genome window TGACCTACGCGGTCCCTATCGAGGACCTAGAACGTAACTCGGTGTGGGTGAGCCACGTCCAGAGCATGAGCCCGGACTTCGACGTCGCTTATTCGAACAATCCGCTCGTGATCCAGCTCTTTCGCGAAGCCGGCGTCGAGGTCCGCCAGTCCCCGATGTTCAACCGCGAGGTGCTTGCCGGAACCGAGATCCGCGATCGAATGGTCGACGACGGCGACTGGGAATCGCTCGTTCCGGAGGCAGTCGTCGAGGTCGTCGACGAGATCGACGGTATCGAACGCATCCAGATGATCAGCGACACCGATTCGGACGGGGACTGGACGGCCTGAGGCTCGAGATCCGGCTGACGACTGTCCGTCGACAGTCGATCGGACTGTCGATCTCTTGTATCGAGACGGGACGACTTTTTCCAAAGGATGCGTACGATCGGCTATGATCACCATCGCCTCCGACTTCGGCTCGCCGTATCCCGCAGCGATGAAAGGCGTACTCTGTCAGCGAACCGACGCCCGTCTCGTCGATGTCGCACACGACTTTCCACGCCAGGACGTTCGCGCGGCGGCCTTCTGGCTTCGAGAGGTGCTCCCGTACTTTCCGCCGTCGACCCATCTCGTGGTCGTCGACCCCGGCGTCGGCACCGACCGGAACGCGCTCGTCGTTCGCGCCGGCGACCACGCCCTCGTCGGGCCGGACAACGGCGTTCTCCAGCCCGTGGCCCGGCGGCTGGCTCCTGAGACGTCCCTCGAGTCGTTCGTCGTCGACGAGTCCCGGCTCGAGCCGGTCGAGCCGACCGGTGTAGCGTCATCACCGCAGGCGACGCTCGGCCGTGATGACAGCAGCGGCCCCGCGAGCAACACGTTCCACGGACGGGATGTCTTCGCCCCCGTTGCCGCGGCGATTCACGAGGCCGGCCGCAAGTCTCTCGAGTCACTCGCATACCTTTCGCCAGCCGACGAGACTGTCGATCTTGAGCTACCCGACGCCGCCGTCGAGGACGGTCGCGCAGGCGGCGAAGTGCTGGTCGTCGACGATTTCGGGAACGCGATCACGAACGTCCCTGGGGCGTTCCTCGAGGGACGCGAGCGGATCGCGGCGAACGGCGAGCTGGTGCCGGTCGGCGACACGTTCGCCGCCGTCGAGCCCGGAGAGCGGCTGGCGACCGTCGGCAGTCACGGCTACGTCGAACTCGACGTTAATCAGGGCAGAGGAGACGACGCGTTCGGCCTCACACCAGGCGACCAGATCGTCCTCGAGGACCGTGAGTGATCAGGCGACCGACTGTGGGTCCGGTTCGATCACGACCTCGCCGTCGGCGCGGATCGTAATCGCACACCCGGCGTACGAAAACGTCACTGTCGCGTCACTCGAGCCACCGGCTGCAGCGCCGTCGTGAGAAACGAATGCGTCGAGTGCGTCCGGGTCGATCCGGGCTGACAGGGGCTCGAGTTCGTCCGGCTCGACGTTCCGAACCGACGAGACGGCGAGGAGAAGGGCGGTACTCGCCGGATCGTACTCACGCTCGTCACACCAGGTGTGGTACGTCCCACGCCGTTCGTGGAAATAGATCGTCCGACCGGTCGAGTCATCGATCGGCGTCAACCGATCCGGTGGAGCTGTGTCGGACATAACAGGACCGAGATATCACATGCTACCACATAACATTGCTGGCCGATTGAACACTACTGACCGAGTGATCGTCTCGATCGGATCGAAAACGAAGAACGCGTAGTGGACCGCGAGCGACGTTACTCGGCTGCGATGACGTCGTCGATGCGGACGATCATCGTCGCCGCTTCGGTGGCGCTCTCGACGGCTTCGCGCTTGACGTCGGCGGGGTCGACGACGCCGAACTCGAAGGGATCGTCGATCGTGACCGTCTCACCGTCGGTGATCAGGCCGGCGCGGCCCTCGGCGTCGTGGGCGGCACGAAGGTCCACGAGCGCGTCGATGGGGTCCTGGCCGGTGTTGGCGGCGAGCGTCCGCGGAACGACGTCCAGCGCGTCCGCGAAAGCGTTGACTGCGAGCTGCTTGCGGCCTTCGATACCGGCGGCCTCGGCGCGGATCTTGTCGGCGATAGCGATCTCGGTTGCACCGGCACCGGGGACGACCTCGCCGGAGTCGAGCGCCGTCGCGACGACGTCGAGTGCGTCACCGATCGCGCGCTCGAGTTCGTCGACGACGTGTTCGGTGCCCCCACGGACGAAGACGGTGACGGCCTCCGCTGCAGCGCCGCCCTCGACGAACGCGAGGTCGTCGTCGCCGAAGTTCTCGGTACTGATGCGGTCGGCCTGGCCGAAGTCGTCTTCCTCGAGGTCCTCGAGCGCGCCGACGCGCTTGGCACCGGTCGCGGAGGCGACTTCGCGGGCGTCGGAGTTGCCCAGGTTCTCGAAGACGAGGACGCCTTCGTTCGCGAGTGCCGAGCTGACGCGGTCGTCGACGTCATCGGTGGTGAAGACGACGTCGACACCGCTGTCGACGATGGCCTCGGCGTAGCCGCGGAGTTCGCTCTCTTCGGCGTCGATGGCGGCGTTCAACTGGTCGATCGAGTCGATGGCGTACTCGGCGTCGACGTCGCCCGTCCGAACCTCGAGTTCGACGTCGAGGATGGCGATCGAGGCGTCATCGACCGCCGAGGGCATCTCGTCGTGGGCGGGCTCTTCGTCGAGAACGATGCCCGGGACGAGTTCGGTCGCGTTCGAGGAGGCACCGATCTGCGTGTGGACGGCGACCTTCTCGCGCTCGACGCCGTCGTCGGTCTCGACGTGGCCGACGGCCTCGACGACCGTCTCGGCGAGCGTCTCGGCGGTGAGTCCGCCGGTGCCCTTGCCGGTCATGCTCGACTCGGCGACCTGCTTGAGGACGTCGTCGTCGACCTCGGCGTCCTGGACCTGCTCGGAGATCGCCTCGAGGGCGATCGCGGCGGCCTGGTGATAGCCTTCGACGATCGTCGTCGCGTGGACGTCCTGTTCGATGAGATCCTCGGCTTCGGCGAGCAGGTTCCCGGCGATCACCGCGGCGGTCGTCGTCCCGTCGCCGACTTCTTCTTCTTGGGTCTCGGCGACCTCGACGATCATCTGGGCCGCGGGGTGTTCGATGTCCATCTCGTTCAGGATGGTCGCACCGTCGTTCGTGATGACGACCTCGCCGCTCGAGTCGACGAGCATCTTGTCCATCCCGCGGGGCCCCAGTGTCGTTCGTACCGACTCGGCAACCGCCTTGCCGGCCATGATGTTCGACGACTGGGCATCACGACCCTGCGTTCGCTGACTGTCCTCGCTCAAGATAAACATCGGCTGTCCGCCCATGCGTCGCTGTTGTGCCATTGTTGGATCCTCACTAACCATGTCGTCAGCACTTCTATATAAAAGTTACTCTACCGGTGGCGTTCCCTCTGTCGATTGCACTGGAGTCCACCGGCGTGGGCACCGACACGCGCGGAGTCGGTAGCAAAATATGGTTCGGGTCGTAAGGATTCGCAGGGATGCTGGAGCTGGAACACGGGTTTCGCGTCGCCGACGTCTACGCCCGACTCACGCCGGATGGGGGACCGGGGGAGCGCCGTCGACCGCACCTCTCGCCGGAGCAACTCGAGCGGGAGATGCACCAGGCGGGGATCACGCGGTCAGTCGTCTTTCCACCCGCGAGGGGAGAGACGAGCTATCTCGCCCCGAACAACGGGGTCGCACGACGGAGCGTCGATCGACCGTTCGTCGCGTTCGCGCGAATCAACGGCACGCATCGACCGGACCGTACCGCCACCGGGCGTCTGCACAACGCCGTGAGCCGACGGAAAGACCACCACACGTCACCTGAAGACGTCGAACGGTACGCCTACGACGATCGCTTCCACGGGTTCGTCCTCGATCCGACCGTCGACGACTATCCGGACGACGACGTCCTCGCCGTCTTGGAGGACGTCGGCCTCCCGCTGATCGTCCGCGGCGGCGTCGACGCACCACCGGCCGTCCTTGCCGACACGCTGTTGGGCCGGTCGTTCCCGGTGATCGTCTCCCACTTCGGCGGCCACCCGCTCGACCGCACACTCAAACACGAGATGATCGATCTCCTCCAAGAGTACGACGACTGCTACGTCGAGACGAGTTTCGTCCGTTACCGCGACCTCTTAGAGCGCGCCGTGCTC of Natrarchaeobaculum sulfurireducens contains these proteins:
- a CDS encoding nicotinamide-nucleotide adenylyltransferase → MTRGFYIGRFQPFHNGHLSVVEQIADDVDELVLGIGSADDSHTVRNPFTAGERIMMITKSLVDTDLVTYAVPIEDLERNSVWVSHVQSMSPDFDVAYSNNPLVIQLFREAGVEVRQSPMFNREVLAGTEIRDRMVDDGDWESLVPEAVVEVVDEIDGIERIQMISDTDSDGDWTA
- a CDS encoding SAM hydrolase/SAM-dependent halogenase family protein: MITIASDFGSPYPAAMKGVLCQRTDARLVDVAHDFPRQDVRAAAFWLREVLPYFPPSTHLVVVDPGVGTDRNALVVRAGDHALVGPDNGVLQPVARRLAPETSLESFVVDESRLEPVEPTGVASSPQATLGRDDSSGPASNTFHGRDVFAPVAAAIHEAGRKSLESLAYLSPADETVDLELPDAAVEDGRAGGEVLVVDDFGNAITNVPGAFLEGRERIAANGELVPVGDTFAAVEPGERLATVGSHGYVELDVNQGRGDDAFGLTPGDQIVLEDRE
- a CDS encoding HalOD1 output domain-containing protein; translation: MSDTAPPDRLTPIDDSTGRTIYFHERRGTYHTWCDEREYDPASTALLLAVSSVRNVEPDELEPLSARIDPDALDAFVSHDGAAAGGSSDATVTFSYAGCAITIRADGEVVIEPDPQSVA
- the thsA gene encoding thermosome subunit alpha, which produces MFILSEDSQRTQGRDAQSSNIMAGKAVAESVRTTLGPRGMDKMLVDSSGEVVITNDGATILNEMDIEHPAAQMIVEVAETQEEEVGDGTTTAAVIAGNLLAEAEDLIEQDVHATTIVEGYHQAAAIALEAISEQVQDAEVDDDVLKQVAESSMTGKGTGGLTAETLAETVVEAVGHVETDDGVEREKVAVHTQIGASSNATELVPGIVLDEEPAHDEMPSAVDDASIAILDVELEVRTGDVDAEYAIDSIDQLNAAIDAEESELRGYAEAIVDSGVDVVFTTDDVDDRVSSALANEGVLVFENLGNSDAREVASATGAKRVGALEDLEEDDFGQADRISTENFGDDDLAFVEGGAAAEAVTVFVRGGTEHVVDELERAIGDALDVVATALDSGEVVPGAGATEIAIADKIRAEAAGIEGRKQLAVNAFADALDVVPRTLAANTGQDPIDALVDLRAAHDAEGRAGLITDGETVTIDDPFEFGVVDPADVKREAVESATEAATMIVRIDDVIAAE
- a CDS encoding amidohydrolase family protein; this translates as MLELEHGFRVADVYARLTPDGGPGERRRPHLSPEQLEREMHQAGITRSVVFPPARGETSYLAPNNGVARRSVDRPFVAFARINGTHRPDRTATGRLHNAVSRRKDHHTSPEDVERYAYDDRFHGFVLDPTVDDYPDDDVLAVLEDVGLPLIVRGGVDAPPAVLADTLLGRSFPVIVSHFGGHPLDRTLKHEMIDLLQEYDDCYVETSFVRYRDLLERAVLEHPDRVLFGSGAPACHPDVAVMEILTLDVSEDLLWRVFSKNACRVVDALAPSANVGTGSR